The following are from one region of the Biomphalaria glabrata chromosome 12, xgBioGlab47.1, whole genome shotgun sequence genome:
- the LOC106059600 gene encoding synaptic vesicle 2-related protein-like isoform X1, with product MAAAMFTRLTKFNKGDEYEDLDGDDNVEMDITDMYRSVGKTPGGVITSAERGAVQRQKPADNSSVPPEETFTVQECIDQIGFGKFQVKLSILTGFAWMADAMEMMILAILSPALHCEWRLEGWQEALITTVVFCGMMCSSSVWGSICDKYGRKTELILCSLITCYFGILSAFAPNFIWMLVLRGLVGFGIGGAPQSVTLYAEFLPSKSRATCVTLIEIFWAVGACFEVLLALFVMPTLGWSYLLGISALPLLIFSCFCVWLPESARYDMTRGCYDKALHTLERIAKDNGKPMPLGKLVEPHAHSIKRGRVKDLFIPELKVTTVLLWIIWLVCAFSYYGIVLLTTAMFENPDGCHGTDVKFNPNPSCYLECKSLTTKDYIDLTWTTFAEFPGLFITAYLLNKIGRKYTMVAEFLIFTLFVLLVNICMTRAVLTFFLFIARAFISGAFQGAYVYTPEVYPTSMRALGLGTCSGMARIGAIVTPFVAQVLLKESAYAAVSTYGVMCLIASIAAFLLPIETKGREMKDSGVEGPSKAKN from the exons ATGGCAGCTGCTATGTTTACTCGTTTAACTAAATTCAACAAAGGAGATGAGTATGAAGACCTTGATGGGGATGATAATGTGGAAATGGACATCACAGACATGTACAGATCAGTTGGAAAAACACCAGGAGGTGTAATCACCTCTGCTGAGAGGGGAGCTGTCCAGCGCCAGAAGCCAGCTGACAATTCATCTGTCCCTCCTGAAG AAACATTTACTGTTCAAGAATGTATTGACCAAATAGGATTTGGCAAATTTCAAGTGAAACTCTCTATACTGACAGGTTTTGCATGG ATGGCAGATGCCATGGAGATGATGATACTAGCTATTCTGTCCCCTGCACTTCACTGTGAGTGGAGACTAGAAGGCTGGCAGGAGGCCCTGATCACAACA GTTGTGTTCTGTGGGATGATGTGTAGCTCCAGCGTGTGGGGCTCCATCTGTGACAAGTATGGCAGAAAAACT GAGCTGATACTCTGTTCTTTAATCACTTGTTACTTTGGTATCTTGAGTGCTTTTGCACCTAATTTCATATGGATGTTGGTTCTAAGAGGATTGGTTGGATTTGGCATTGGGGGTGCCCCACAATC AGTCACATTATATGCTGAATTTTTGCCCAGTAAGTCCAGAGCCACATGCGTCACTTTAATAGAAATTTTCTGGGCAGTTGGGGCCTGCTTCGAGGTGCTTCTTGCCCTTTTCGTTATGCCTACCCTAGGCTGGTCATACTTGTTGGGGATCTCTGCACTCCCTTTGCTCATCTTTTCCTGCTTCTGTGTG TGGCTGCCTGAGAGTGCAAGGTATGACATGACCAGAGGATGCTATGATAAGGCACTTCACACACTGGAGAGAATTGCCAAAGATAATGGAAAACCCATGCCACTAGGCAAACTGGTAGAACCCCATGCACAT TCCATCAAACGAGGTCGTGTCAAGGATCTCTTTATTCCAGAATTAAAAGTGACCACTGTACTGCTATGGATTATTTG GTTAGTCTGTGCCTTCTCATACTATGGTATAGTCTTGCTGACAACAGCCATGTTTGAAAATCCTGACGGTTGCCATG GAACTGACGTGAAGTTCAACCCAAACCCAAGCTGTTACCTGGAATGTAAGAGTTTGACCACCAAGGATTACATTGACCTAACATGGACCACTTTTGCAGAATTCCCAG GTCTGTTCATCACTGCGTACCTCCTCAACAAGATCGGCAGGAAGTACACAATGGTTGCAGAGTTCCTGATCTTCACACTGTTTGTACTACTGGTCAATATATGTATGACCAG GGCTGTGCTgacattctttttgtttatagCTCGAGCGTTTATCTCTGGAGCTTTTCAAGGAGCATATGTGTACACGCCAGAA GTCTATCCTACTTCCATGCGTGCACTTGGTCTAGGCACCTGTAGTGGCATGGCTCGCATTGGCGCAATAGTGACACCTTTTGTGGCGCAG GTTTTGCTGAAGGAGTCCGCCTATGCAGCTGTTTCCACTTATGGTGTCATGTGCCTGATTGCTTCTATTGCTGCTTTCCTTCTGCCAATAGAGACCAAAGGACGAGAAATGAAG GACTCTGGTGTTGAAGGACCCAGTAAAGCCAAGAACTAA
- the LOC106059600 gene encoding synaptic vesicle 2-related protein-like isoform X2: MADAMEMMILAILSPALHCEWRLEGWQEALITTVVFCGMMCSSSVWGSICDKYGRKTELILCSLITCYFGILSAFAPNFIWMLVLRGLVGFGIGGAPQSVTLYAEFLPSKSRATCVTLIEIFWAVGACFEVLLALFVMPTLGWSYLLGISALPLLIFSCFCVWLPESARYDMTRGCYDKALHTLERIAKDNGKPMPLGKLVEPHAHSIKRGRVKDLFIPELKVTTVLLWIIWLVCAFSYYGIVLLTTAMFENPDGCHGTDVKFNPNPSCYLECKSLTTKDYIDLTWTTFAEFPGLFITAYLLNKIGRKYTMVAEFLIFTLFVLLVNICMTRAVLTFFLFIARAFISGAFQGAYVYTPEVYPTSMRALGLGTCSGMARIGAIVTPFVAQVLLKESAYAAVSTYGVMCLIASIAAFLLPIETKGREMKDSGVEGPSKAKN; the protein is encoded by the exons ATGGCAGATGCCATGGAGATGATGATACTAGCTATTCTGTCCCCTGCACTTCACTGTGAGTGGAGACTAGAAGGCTGGCAGGAGGCCCTGATCACAACA GTTGTGTTCTGTGGGATGATGTGTAGCTCCAGCGTGTGGGGCTCCATCTGTGACAAGTATGGCAGAAAAACT GAGCTGATACTCTGTTCTTTAATCACTTGTTACTTTGGTATCTTGAGTGCTTTTGCACCTAATTTCATATGGATGTTGGTTCTAAGAGGATTGGTTGGATTTGGCATTGGGGGTGCCCCACAATC AGTCACATTATATGCTGAATTTTTGCCCAGTAAGTCCAGAGCCACATGCGTCACTTTAATAGAAATTTTCTGGGCAGTTGGGGCCTGCTTCGAGGTGCTTCTTGCCCTTTTCGTTATGCCTACCCTAGGCTGGTCATACTTGTTGGGGATCTCTGCACTCCCTTTGCTCATCTTTTCCTGCTTCTGTGTG TGGCTGCCTGAGAGTGCAAGGTATGACATGACCAGAGGATGCTATGATAAGGCACTTCACACACTGGAGAGAATTGCCAAAGATAATGGAAAACCCATGCCACTAGGCAAACTGGTAGAACCCCATGCACAT TCCATCAAACGAGGTCGTGTCAAGGATCTCTTTATTCCAGAATTAAAAGTGACCACTGTACTGCTATGGATTATTTG GTTAGTCTGTGCCTTCTCATACTATGGTATAGTCTTGCTGACAACAGCCATGTTTGAAAATCCTGACGGTTGCCATG GAACTGACGTGAAGTTCAACCCAAACCCAAGCTGTTACCTGGAATGTAAGAGTTTGACCACCAAGGATTACATTGACCTAACATGGACCACTTTTGCAGAATTCCCAG GTCTGTTCATCACTGCGTACCTCCTCAACAAGATCGGCAGGAAGTACACAATGGTTGCAGAGTTCCTGATCTTCACACTGTTTGTACTACTGGTCAATATATGTATGACCAG GGCTGTGCTgacattctttttgtttatagCTCGAGCGTTTATCTCTGGAGCTTTTCAAGGAGCATATGTGTACACGCCAGAA GTCTATCCTACTTCCATGCGTGCACTTGGTCTAGGCACCTGTAGTGGCATGGCTCGCATTGGCGCAATAGTGACACCTTTTGTGGCGCAG GTTTTGCTGAAGGAGTCCGCCTATGCAGCTGTTTCCACTTATGGTGTCATGTGCCTGATTGCTTCTATTGCTGCTTTCCTTCTGCCAATAGAGACCAAAGGACGAGAAATGAAG GACTCTGGTGTTGAAGGACCCAGTAAAGCCAAGAACTAA